A stretch of the Roseisolibacter agri genome encodes the following:
- a CDS encoding heavy metal translocating P-type ATPase yields MTTANITHSGPAAEKVVIPITGMTCAACQGRVQRTLQKTPGVVDAAVNLMMGNATVSYDPAAVTPDALIATIQKTGYGAELPPPDASAVDEQAARDRAQEEEFHELRTKAVVSGVAGAAAMVASMPLMAGDHAAGHAGIVADPFMRWAMQSLTPALRGAAPWLYAIPTGALSWALLAVTLGVMAWAGRHFYTRAWAAFRHHAADMNTLVAVGTGAAFLYSAVATAAPGLFRAAGLAPDVYYEAVVIIIALILTGNAFEARAKRQTSSALRALAALQPKTARVLRPTPDGGQAEVDLPVEAVRADDLVLVRPGERVPVDGEVVSGESAVDESMLTGESLPVAKKPGDRVIGGTINRTGAFRYRATTLGASSVLAQIVKLMRDAQGSRAPIQALADRISAVFVPVVLSIAIVTFTTWFVAAHVTGTPAGAALVRAFAAAVAVLIIACPCAMGLAVPTAVMVSTGKGAELGVLIKGGEALQRAGDVSTVVLDKTGTVTEGRPTVTDVVPAAGTVHASAAGRDALLALVASLESSSEHPLADAIVRHAKDQGYAVRAPEAFESHTGRGATGVVDGTALAVGNERLMADWVINVAPLRADAERLAGEGKTPMYVAVDGALAGVIAVADPIKETSREAVRRLRALGLDVVMLTGDNRRTAEAVARAAGIDRVVAEVLPDGKVAEVRRLQEQGRVVAMVGDGINDAPALAQADVGMAVGSGTDVAAEAADVVLMRGDLAGVARAVELSRRTMRTMKQNLFWAFVYNVVGIPVAAGVLYPAFGLLLSPILASAAMAFSSVSVVSNSLRLRQARVD; encoded by the coding sequence ATGACCACCGCGAATATCACGCACTCAGGGCCCGCCGCCGAGAAGGTCGTCATCCCGATTACGGGGATGACGTGCGCGGCCTGCCAGGGTCGCGTTCAGCGGACGCTGCAGAAGACCCCGGGCGTCGTGGACGCCGCGGTGAACCTGATGATGGGCAACGCCACCGTGTCGTACGACCCGGCGGCGGTGACCCCCGACGCGCTCATCGCGACGATCCAGAAGACCGGCTACGGCGCCGAGCTGCCGCCACCCGACGCCTCCGCCGTCGACGAGCAGGCCGCGCGCGACCGCGCGCAGGAGGAGGAGTTCCACGAGCTGCGTACGAAGGCCGTGGTGAGCGGCGTGGCGGGCGCGGCGGCGATGGTCGCCTCCATGCCGCTCATGGCCGGCGATCACGCGGCCGGGCACGCAGGCATTGTCGCCGACCCGTTCATGCGCTGGGCGATGCAGTCGCTCACCCCGGCGCTGCGCGGCGCGGCGCCGTGGCTGTACGCGATCCCGACGGGCGCCCTTTCGTGGGCGCTGCTCGCCGTCACGCTGGGCGTGATGGCGTGGGCGGGGCGCCACTTCTACACGCGCGCCTGGGCCGCCTTCCGCCACCACGCGGCGGACATGAACACGCTGGTCGCCGTCGGCACGGGCGCGGCCTTTCTGTACTCGGCCGTCGCCACGGCGGCGCCCGGGCTGTTCCGCGCCGCGGGGCTCGCGCCGGACGTGTACTACGAGGCCGTCGTCATCATCATCGCGCTGATCCTCACCGGCAACGCGTTCGAGGCGCGCGCCAAGCGGCAGACCTCCTCCGCGCTGCGCGCGCTCGCCGCGCTGCAGCCGAAGACCGCGCGCGTGCTGCGCCCCACCCCCGACGGCGGGCAGGCCGAGGTGGATCTCCCGGTGGAGGCGGTCCGCGCGGACGACCTGGTGCTCGTGCGCCCCGGCGAGCGCGTACCGGTGGACGGTGAGGTGGTGAGCGGCGAGAGCGCCGTCGACGAGAGCATGCTCACCGGCGAGTCGCTGCCGGTGGCGAAGAAGCCCGGCGACCGCGTGATCGGCGGGACCATCAACCGCACCGGCGCCTTCCGCTACCGCGCCACGACGCTCGGCGCCAGCAGCGTGCTCGCGCAGATCGTGAAGCTGATGCGCGACGCGCAGGGCTCGCGCGCGCCGATCCAGGCGCTGGCCGACCGGATCAGCGCGGTGTTCGTCCCCGTGGTCCTGAGCATCGCCATCGTCACGTTCACGACGTGGTTCGTGGCGGCGCACGTGACGGGCACGCCCGCCGGCGCGGCGCTGGTGCGCGCCTTCGCGGCCGCGGTCGCGGTGCTGATCATCGCCTGCCCGTGCGCGATGGGGCTCGCCGTGCCCACCGCGGTGATGGTCTCGACCGGAAAGGGCGCCGAGCTCGGGGTGCTGATCAAGGGCGGCGAGGCGCTGCAGCGCGCCGGCGACGTCAGCACCGTGGTGCTCGACAAGACGGGCACCGTGACTGAGGGGCGCCCGACCGTCACGGACGTGGTGCCGGCGGCGGGCACCGTCCACGCGAGCGCCGCCGGGCGCGACGCGCTGTTGGCGCTCGTCGCCTCGCTCGAGAGCTCGAGCGAGCACCCGCTCGCGGATGCCATCGTCCGGCACGCGAAGGATCAGGGGTACGCCGTCCGGGCGCCGGAGGCGTTCGAGTCCCACACCGGGCGCGGCGCGACGGGGGTCGTGGACGGGACGGCGCTGGCCGTGGGCAACGAGCGGCTGATGGCCGACTGGGTTATAAACGTCGCGCCGCTGCGCGCCGACGCGGAGCGCCTCGCCGGCGAGGGGAAGACGCCGATGTACGTCGCCGTCGACGGCGCGCTGGCCGGCGTCATCGCGGTGGCCGACCCGATCAAGGAGACGTCGCGCGAGGCCGTGCGCCGGCTGCGCGCGCTCGGGCTCGACGTCGTGATGCTCACCGGCGACAATCGCCGCACGGCGGAGGCGGTGGCGCGCGCGGCCGGGATCGACCGCGTGGTGGCCGAGGTGCTCCCCGACGGCAAGGTGGCCGAGGTGCGGCGCCTCCAGGAGCAGGGGCGCGTCGTCGCGATGGTGGGCGACGGGATCAACGACGCCCCCGCGCTCGCGCAGGCCGACGTGGGGATGGCCGTGGGGAGCGGCACCGACGTGGCGGCGGAGGCGGCCGACGTGGTGCTCATGCGCGGCGACCTGGCCGGCGTCGCGCGCGCCGTCGAGCTGTCGCGCCGCACCATGCGGACGATGAAGCAGAACCTGTTCTGGGCGTTCGTCTACAACGTCGTCGGCATCCCGGTCGCCGCGGGCGTGCTGTACCCGGCGTTCGGGCTGCTGCTGAGCCCCATCCTCGCCAGCGCGGCGATGGCCTTCAGCTCGGTGAGCGTGGTGTCGAACAGCCTGCGTTTGCGCCAGGCGCGCGTCGACTGA
- a CDS encoding site-specific integrase: MADIEAATADYAARARAENTRRAYRADWVHFAAWCARYGASPLPADPRLVARYLSAHAGPGPEQLKVSTLRRRLSAIQHVHREAGLDFDSRQRDLRDVWSGIRRTHGTQPAAKAPTVTEELRALLEPLGTERLLDLRDRALLLVGFAGCYRRSELVALDVAHLARHRDGLVIATPRSKTDQEGEGIEKGIPFGVHAETCPVSALTRWLEAAGIADGPVFREVTRHGRVQPRRLSDRAVALVVKRSVEAARRVALQRGQWGLAETFDPRRYAGHSLRAGFITSAAAAGVPTHDIMRQSDHKREETLRRYIRHATVFRQNAAAKVGL; this comes from the coding sequence GTGGCGGACATCGAAGCCGCCACCGCGGACTACGCCGCGCGCGCGCGTGCGGAGAACACGCGCCGCGCCTATCGGGCGGACTGGGTGCACTTCGCGGCGTGGTGTGCGCGATACGGGGCGTCTCCGCTGCCGGCGGACCCGCGCCTCGTGGCGCGGTACCTGAGCGCACACGCCGGCCCCGGGCCCGAGCAGCTGAAGGTGTCGACGCTGCGGCGCCGGCTCTCCGCCATCCAGCACGTGCACCGGGAGGCCGGGCTGGACTTCGACAGCCGCCAGCGCGACCTCCGGGACGTGTGGAGCGGCATCCGGCGGACGCACGGCACGCAGCCCGCCGCGAAGGCGCCGACCGTCACCGAGGAGCTCCGCGCGCTGCTGGAGCCCCTCGGCACCGAGCGGCTCCTCGACCTCCGCGACCGCGCGCTGCTCCTCGTCGGCTTCGCGGGCTGCTACCGCCGGTCCGAGCTCGTCGCGCTCGACGTCGCCCACCTGGCGCGGCACCGCGACGGCCTGGTGATCGCGACGCCCCGGTCGAAGACCGACCAGGAGGGCGAGGGGATCGAGAAGGGCATCCCGTTCGGCGTGCACGCCGAGACGTGCCCCGTGAGCGCGCTCACGCGCTGGCTCGAGGCGGCCGGCATCGCGGACGGCCCCGTCTTCCGCGAGGTGACACGCCACGGTCGGGTGCAGCCGCGGCGGCTGTCGGACCGCGCGGTCGCGCTGGTGGTGAAGCGCTCGGTCGAGGCGGCGCGCCGGGTCGCGCTGCAGCGCGGGCAGTGGGGGTTGGCCGAGACGTTCGATCCGCGCCGCTACGCGGGGCACTCGCTCCGCGCCGGATTCATCACCTCCGCCGCCGCCGCGGGCGTGCCCACGCACGACATCATGCGGCAGAGCGATCACAAGCGCGAGGAAACGCTGCGGCGCTACATCCGGCACGCGACGGTCTTCCGGCAGAACGCGGCGGCGAAGGTCGGACTGTAG
- a CDS encoding metal-sensitive transcriptional regulator, whose protein sequence is MPTKTTREPAELTQAASCGCGTDHDGDGRKAAGVDAEAKTRNLKRLRRIEGQVRGLQKMVEEDRYCADIMTQISSVHEALRAVGRELMRNHLKHCASSALRGTSEEAESMYDELVDLMYKHSR, encoded by the coding sequence ATGCCGACGAAGACCACGCGCGAGCCGGCGGAGCTCACCCAGGCGGCGAGCTGCGGGTGCGGCACGGACCACGACGGCGACGGCCGAAAGGCGGCCGGCGTCGATGCGGAGGCCAAAACGCGCAACCTCAAGCGCCTGCGGCGCATCGAGGGGCAGGTGCGCGGACTGCAGAAGATGGTCGAGGAGGACCGCTACTGCGCCGACATCATGACGCAGATCTCGAGCGTGCACGAGGCGCTGCGCGCGGTGGGGCGCGAGCTGATGCGCAACCACCTCAAGCACTGCGCGTCGTCGGCGCTACGCGGTACGTCCGAGGAGGCTGAGAGCATGTACGACGAGCTGGTGGACCTCATGTATAAGCACAGTCGCTGA
- a CDS encoding RNA-guided endonuclease InsQ/TnpB family protein: MFAYALEPSLMFAGRSFALDARCAQQRLLYAEIRRSRWVWNRAVALARRLRRIAVAAKAAGRPVPAVCRTSYPALCRRLTVWRRRRPWLAAGSVVPQQQTLKTYVQAEANALAGRARWPVFKKRRDPLGLRYPLPHATLSDTTLTLAKVPGGIRLRRSSPDLGALRHVTVAHDGVRWTVSVCYAAAPVPVPEHPRMAALASGDDSAAVGLDFGVVSTWTRTVGAEGQAAVQIARRSPAQRRRTARLGRQRSRRRKGSRGWWRSVRAEQRLQRRVATQRREQVRQLAQDLVRDHAVVGFEELHLRSMTARPRDRSGVRNGRAAKAALNRRMLEGAFRATVQATRWAARKTGAVVATTPAPYTSQTCAACGHTASENRESQAGFRCQRCGHAAHADGNAAHVVRQRVLVALGLRPAVGCETAGPSPPDGRRRKPLGEPGAARALAGNLEPAERPVAFARAG, encoded by the coding sequence GTGTTCGCCTACGCGCTCGAGCCATCGCTGATGTTCGCTGGCCGCAGCTTCGCGCTCGATGCGCGGTGCGCCCAACAGCGCCTGCTCTACGCGGAGATCCGGCGCAGCCGTTGGGTGTGGAACCGCGCCGTGGCGCTCGCCCGCCGGCTGCGCCGCATCGCGGTCGCCGCGAAGGCCGCGGGGCGACCCGTGCCCGCCGTCTGCCGAACGAGCTACCCCGCGCTCTGTCGGCGACTGACGGTCTGGCGCCGCCGCCGGCCCTGGCTCGCCGCAGGCTCGGTCGTGCCGCAGCAGCAGACGCTCAAGACCTACGTGCAGGCCGAGGCGAACGCGCTCGCCGGACGGGCGCGGTGGCCCGTTTTCAAGAAGCGCCGTGATCCGCTCGGGCTCCGCTACCCGCTGCCGCACGCGACGCTCAGCGACACCACGCTGACGCTCGCCAAGGTTCCGGGTGGGATTCGGCTCCGCCGCTCGTCGCCCGACCTCGGGGCCCTGCGCCATGTGACCGTGGCCCACGACGGTGTGCGCTGGACGGTGAGCGTCTGCTACGCCGCGGCTCCCGTGCCCGTGCCTGAGCACCCACGCATGGCGGCGCTCGCGAGCGGTGATGACAGCGCGGCCGTGGGGCTCGACTTCGGCGTCGTGTCGACCTGGACGCGCACGGTCGGCGCCGAGGGGCAGGCGGCCGTGCAGATCGCCCGGCGCTCGCCCGCGCAGCGCCGGCGGACCGCGCGCCTCGGGCGGCAGCGCAGCCGTCGGCGGAAGGGGAGCCGCGGCTGGTGGCGGAGCGTCCGGGCCGAGCAGCGCCTGCAGCGTCGCGTGGCCACGCAGCGCCGCGAACAGGTCCGGCAGCTCGCGCAGGACCTGGTGCGCGACCACGCGGTCGTCGGCTTCGAGGAGCTCCACCTGCGGAGCATGACGGCGCGGCCGAGGGATCGGAGCGGGGTCCGCAACGGCCGCGCAGCCAAGGCGGCGCTCAACCGGCGGATGCTGGAAGGGGCGTTCCGCGCGACGGTCCAGGCGACACGCTGGGCGGCCCGAAAGACCGGCGCGGTCGTCGCGACGACGCCGGCGCCCTACACGAGTCAGACCTGTGCGGCTTGTGGACACACGGCGTCGGAGAACCGCGAGAGCCAAGCGGGGTTCCGGTGCCAGCGGTGTGGCCACGCGGCGCACGCCGACGGCAACGCAGCCCACGTGGTGCGCCAGCGCGTGCTGGTCGCTCTCGGGCTACGCCCGGCCGTCGGATGCGAGACCGCAGGACCGTCGCCGCCGGATGGGCGGAGACGTAAACCGCTGGGGGAGCCGGGGGCTGCGCGAGCCCTGGCGGGGAACCTGGAACCTGCTGAGCGGCCGGTCGCGTTCGCGCGCGCTGGTTGA